In Vigna unguiculata cultivar IT97K-499-35 chromosome 3, ASM411807v1, whole genome shotgun sequence, a single genomic region encodes these proteins:
- the LOC114177491 gene encoding ATPase 11, plasma membrane-type isoform X1: MGDKSQVLEAVLKETVDLENIPIEEVLENLRCGREGLSSEAAEERLTIFGHNKLEEKKESKFLKFLGFMWNPLSWVMEAAAIMAIALANGGGKAPDWQDFVGIITLLLINSTISFIEENNAGNAAAALMARLAPKAKVLRDGRWNEQDAAVLVPGDIISIKLGDIIPADARLLEGDPLKIDQSALTGESLPVTKGPGDGVYSGSTCKQGEIEAVVIATGVHTFFGKAAHLVDTTNQVGHFQKVLTAIGNFCICSIAVGMVIEIVVMYPIQDRPYRPGIDNLLVLLIGGIPIAMPTVLSVTMAIGSHRLSQQGAITKRMTAIEEMAGMDVLCSDKTGTLTLNKLTVDKNLVEVFAKGVDPDTVILMAARASRLENQDAIDTAIVGMLADPKEARAGIQEVHFLPFNPTDKRTALTYLDQDGKMHRVSKGAPEQILNLAHNKAEIERRVHSVIDKFAERGLRSLAVAYQEVPDGRKESAGGPWQFVGLLSLFDPPRHDSAETIRRALNLGVNVKMITGDQLAIGKETGRRLGMGTNMYPSSALLGQDKDESIAALPIDELIEKADGFAGVFPEHKYEIVKRLQARKHICGMTGDGVNDAPALKKADIGIAVADATDAARSASDIVLTEPGLSVIISAVLTSRAIFQRMKNYTIYAVSITIRIVLGFMLLALIWKFDFPPFMVLIIAILNDGTIMTISKDRVKPSPLPDSWKLAEIFTTGVVLGSYLAMMTVIFFWAAYKTNFFPRVFGVSTLEKTAHDDFRKLASAIYLQVSTISQALIFVTRSRGWSYVERPGILLVVAFIIAQLIATLIAVYAKWSFAAIEGIGWGWAGVIWLYNIIFYIPLDIIKFLIRYALSGRAWDLVIEQRIAFTRQKDFGKEQRELQWAHAQRTLHGLQPPDSKFTERTHVNELNQMAEEAKRRAEIARLRELHTLKGHVESVVRLKGLDIDTIQQAYTV; encoded by the exons ATGGGGGACAAGTCCCAAGTGCTCGAGGCTGTGTTGAAGGAAACTGTGGATTTG GAGAACATACCCATTGAGGAGGTTTTGGAGAATCTGAGATGTGGCAGGGAAGGTCTCAGCAGTGAAGCTGCTGAGGAGAGGCTTACCATTTTTGGTCACAACAAGCTTGAAGAGAAGAAA GAGAGcaaatttttgaagtttttGGGATTTATGTGGAATCCTCTATCATGGGTTATGGAGGCTGCTGCTATAATGGCCATTGCGCTTGCAAATGGAGGG GGGAAAGCTCCTGATTGGCAAGACTTTGTGGGTATTATTACCTTGCTTCTCATCAATTCAACCATCAGTTTCATCGAGGAGAACAATGCTGGTAATGCTGCAGCAGCTCTCATGGCTCGGCTAGCTCCAAAAGCAAAG GTTCTTAGAGATGGTAGGTGGAATGAGCAAGATGCCGCGGTCCTAGTTCCTGGTGACATAATCAGCATCAAGCTTGGAGATATTATTCCAGCAGATGCTCGGCTTCTTGAAGGGGATCCTTTGAAAATTGATCAA TCCGCACTTACAGGTGAATCACTTCCAGTGACAAAGGGTCCTGGTGATGGAGTATACTCTGGTTCAACCTGCAAACAGGGAGAGATTGAAGCTGTGGTTATTGCTACCGGTGTTCATACATTCTTTGGGAAAGCTGCTCATCTTGTTGATACCACAAATCAAGTGGGTCACTTTCAAAAG GTCTTAACTGCAATTGGGAACTTCTGCATATGTTCAATTGCTGTGGGGATGGTTATTGAGATTGTTGTTATGTATCCCATCCAAGATAGACCGTATCGTCCTGGAATTGATAACCTCCTTGTACTTCTGATCGGAGGAATTCCAATTGCCATGCCCACAGTTTTGTCTGTGACCATGGCCATTGGTTCTCACAGGCTATCTCAGCAG GGGGCTATCACAAAGAGGATGACAGCCATTGAAGAAATGGCAGGCATGGATGTGCTTTGCAGTGATAAGACTGGGACTCTGACATTGAATAAGCTTACTGTTGACAAAAATCTAGTTGAG gTTTTTGCAAAAGGAGTGGATCCAGATACTGTTATTTTGATGGCTGCCCGAGCTTCAAGGCTTGAGAATCAAGATGCAATTGATACTGCCATAGTTGGGATGTTAGCTGATCCAAAGGAG GCACGCGCTGGTATACAAGAAGTACATTTTCTTCCTTTCAATCCTACTGACAAGCGGACGGCATTGACTTATCTTGATCAAGATGGTAAAATGCATAGAGTAAGCAAAGGTGCACCGGAACAG ATCCTGAATCTTGCACACAATAAGGCAGAGATTGAACGAAGAGTTCATTCAGTGATAGACAAGTTTGCAGAGCGTGGTTTACGATCTCTTGCTGTAGCATAccaa GAAGTTCCAGATGGAAGGAAAGAGAGTGCTGGAGGTCCATGGCAATTTGTTGGCCTTTTGTCTCTCTTTGACCCACCAAGGCATGATAGTGCGGAAACAATACGGAGGGCACTAAACCTTGGAGTAAATGTCAAGATGATTACAG GGGATCAGCTAGCTATTGGAAAGGAAACAGGTCGTCGCTTGGGAATGGGTACCAATATGTATCCTTCATCAGCTTTGCTTGGGCAGGACAAGGATGAATCCATTGCTGCCTTACCAATTGATGAGCTAATAGAAAAGGCTGATGGGTTTGCTGGTGTCTTTCCTG AGCACAAGTATGAGATTGTGAAACGCTTGCAAGCTAGGAAACATATTTGTGGAATGACTGGTGATGGAGTGAATGATGCACCTGCTCTCAAGAAGGCAGACATTGGTATAGCTGTTGCTGATGCTACTGATGCAGCTCGTAGTGCATCTGATATTGTTCTAACAGAACCTGGCCTTAGTGTTATTATTAGTGCTGTTTTGACCAGCCGAGCTATCTTTCagagaatgaaaaattataca ATTTATGCAGTCTCAATTACAATCCGTATTGTG CTTGGTTTCATGTTGCTGGCTCTTATATGGAAGTTTGACTTTCCACCCTTTATGGTGCTTATTATTGCCATCCTAAATGATG GAACTATTATGACAATTTCAAAAGATCGTGTAAAACCATCTCCTCTGCCAGATAGCTGGAAGCTAGCTGAGATATTTACTACTGGTGTTGTGCTTGGAAGTTACTTGGCGATGATGACAGTCATATTCTTTTGGGCAGcatacaaaacaaattttttcCCA CGAGTTTTTGGAGTCTCAACTCTTGAAAAAACTGCTCATGATGATTTTCGGAAACTTGCATCTGCAATCTATCTTCAAGTGAGCACTATTAGTCAGGCCCTTATATTTGTAACTCGATCACGAGGTTGGTCATATGTTGAGCGTCCTGGTATACTGCTGGTGGTTGCTTTTATAATTGCTCAACTG ATTGCCACTTTGATTGCAGTATATGCCAAGTGGAGCTTTGCTGCAATTGAAGGAATAGGTTGGGGTTGGGCTGGTGTTATATGGTTGTATAACATAATATTCTACATCCCACTTGatatcattaaatttttaattcgCTATGCTCTCAGCGGTAGGGCATGGGATCTTGTCATTGAGCAAAGG ATTGCATTCACAAGGCAAAAGGACTTTGGGAAGGAACAGCGTGAACTTCAATGGGCACATGCTCAAAGAACATTGCATGGATTACAACCACCTGACAGCAAGTTCACTGAGCGTACACATGTCAATGAACTCAATCAAATGGCCGAAGAAGCTAAAAGGAGAGCTGAAATTGCAAg GTTGAGAGAACTCCATACACTAAAAGGTCATGTAGAATCAGTTGTGAGATTGAAGGGACTTGACATAGACACAATTCAGCAAGCATACACAGTTTGA
- the LOC114177491 gene encoding ATPase 11, plasma membrane-type isoform X2, with protein MGDKSQVLEAVLKETVDLENIPIEEVLENLRCGREGLSSEAAEERLTIFGHNKLEEKKESKFLKFLGFMWNPLSWVMEAAAIMAIALANGGGKAPDWQDFVGIITLLLINSTISFIEENNAGNAAAALMARLAPKAKVLRDGRWNEQDAAVLVPGDIISIKLGDIIPADARLLEGDPLKIDQSALTGESLPVTKGPGDGVYSGSTCKQGEIEAVVIATGVHTFFGKAAHLVDTTNQVGHFQKVLTAIGNFCICSIAVGMVIEIVVMYPIQDRPYRPGIDNLLVLLIGGIPIAMPTVLSVTMAIGSHRLSQQGAITKRMTAIEEMAGMDVLCSDKTGTLTLNKLTVDKNLVEVFAKGVDPDTVILMAARASRLENQDAIDTAIVGMLADPKEARAGIQEVHFLPFNPTDKRTALTYLDQDGKMHRVSKGAPEQILNLAHNKAEIERRVHSVIDKFAERGLRSLAVAYQEVPDGRKESAGGPWQFVGLLSLFDPPRHDSAETIRRALNLGVNVKMITGDQLAIGKETGRRLGMGTNMYPSSALLGQDKDESIAALPIDELIEKADGFAGVFPEHKYEIVKRLQARKHICGMTGDGVNDAPALKKADIGIAVADATDAARSASDIVLTEPGLSVIISAVLTSRAIFQRMKNYTIYAVSITIRIVLGFMLLALIWKFDFPPFMVLIIAILNDGTIMTISKDRVKPSPLPDSWKLAEIFTTGVVLGSYLAMMTVIFFWAAYKTNFFPRVFGVSTLEKTAHDDFRKLASAIYLQVSTISQALIFVTRSRGWSYVERPGILLVVAFIIAQLIATLIAVYAKWSFAAIEGIGWGWAGVIWLYNIIFYIPLDIIKFLIRYALSGRAWDLVIEQRIAFTRQKDFGKEQRELQWAHAQRTLHGLQPPDSKFTERTHVNELNQMAEEAKRRAEIAR; from the exons ATGGGGGACAAGTCCCAAGTGCTCGAGGCTGTGTTGAAGGAAACTGTGGATTTG GAGAACATACCCATTGAGGAGGTTTTGGAGAATCTGAGATGTGGCAGGGAAGGTCTCAGCAGTGAAGCTGCTGAGGAGAGGCTTACCATTTTTGGTCACAACAAGCTTGAAGAGAAGAAA GAGAGcaaatttttgaagtttttGGGATTTATGTGGAATCCTCTATCATGGGTTATGGAGGCTGCTGCTATAATGGCCATTGCGCTTGCAAATGGAGGG GGGAAAGCTCCTGATTGGCAAGACTTTGTGGGTATTATTACCTTGCTTCTCATCAATTCAACCATCAGTTTCATCGAGGAGAACAATGCTGGTAATGCTGCAGCAGCTCTCATGGCTCGGCTAGCTCCAAAAGCAAAG GTTCTTAGAGATGGTAGGTGGAATGAGCAAGATGCCGCGGTCCTAGTTCCTGGTGACATAATCAGCATCAAGCTTGGAGATATTATTCCAGCAGATGCTCGGCTTCTTGAAGGGGATCCTTTGAAAATTGATCAA TCCGCACTTACAGGTGAATCACTTCCAGTGACAAAGGGTCCTGGTGATGGAGTATACTCTGGTTCAACCTGCAAACAGGGAGAGATTGAAGCTGTGGTTATTGCTACCGGTGTTCATACATTCTTTGGGAAAGCTGCTCATCTTGTTGATACCACAAATCAAGTGGGTCACTTTCAAAAG GTCTTAACTGCAATTGGGAACTTCTGCATATGTTCAATTGCTGTGGGGATGGTTATTGAGATTGTTGTTATGTATCCCATCCAAGATAGACCGTATCGTCCTGGAATTGATAACCTCCTTGTACTTCTGATCGGAGGAATTCCAATTGCCATGCCCACAGTTTTGTCTGTGACCATGGCCATTGGTTCTCACAGGCTATCTCAGCAG GGGGCTATCACAAAGAGGATGACAGCCATTGAAGAAATGGCAGGCATGGATGTGCTTTGCAGTGATAAGACTGGGACTCTGACATTGAATAAGCTTACTGTTGACAAAAATCTAGTTGAG gTTTTTGCAAAAGGAGTGGATCCAGATACTGTTATTTTGATGGCTGCCCGAGCTTCAAGGCTTGAGAATCAAGATGCAATTGATACTGCCATAGTTGGGATGTTAGCTGATCCAAAGGAG GCACGCGCTGGTATACAAGAAGTACATTTTCTTCCTTTCAATCCTACTGACAAGCGGACGGCATTGACTTATCTTGATCAAGATGGTAAAATGCATAGAGTAAGCAAAGGTGCACCGGAACAG ATCCTGAATCTTGCACACAATAAGGCAGAGATTGAACGAAGAGTTCATTCAGTGATAGACAAGTTTGCAGAGCGTGGTTTACGATCTCTTGCTGTAGCATAccaa GAAGTTCCAGATGGAAGGAAAGAGAGTGCTGGAGGTCCATGGCAATTTGTTGGCCTTTTGTCTCTCTTTGACCCACCAAGGCATGATAGTGCGGAAACAATACGGAGGGCACTAAACCTTGGAGTAAATGTCAAGATGATTACAG GGGATCAGCTAGCTATTGGAAAGGAAACAGGTCGTCGCTTGGGAATGGGTACCAATATGTATCCTTCATCAGCTTTGCTTGGGCAGGACAAGGATGAATCCATTGCTGCCTTACCAATTGATGAGCTAATAGAAAAGGCTGATGGGTTTGCTGGTGTCTTTCCTG AGCACAAGTATGAGATTGTGAAACGCTTGCAAGCTAGGAAACATATTTGTGGAATGACTGGTGATGGAGTGAATGATGCACCTGCTCTCAAGAAGGCAGACATTGGTATAGCTGTTGCTGATGCTACTGATGCAGCTCGTAGTGCATCTGATATTGTTCTAACAGAACCTGGCCTTAGTGTTATTATTAGTGCTGTTTTGACCAGCCGAGCTATCTTTCagagaatgaaaaattataca ATTTATGCAGTCTCAATTACAATCCGTATTGTG CTTGGTTTCATGTTGCTGGCTCTTATATGGAAGTTTGACTTTCCACCCTTTATGGTGCTTATTATTGCCATCCTAAATGATG GAACTATTATGACAATTTCAAAAGATCGTGTAAAACCATCTCCTCTGCCAGATAGCTGGAAGCTAGCTGAGATATTTACTACTGGTGTTGTGCTTGGAAGTTACTTGGCGATGATGACAGTCATATTCTTTTGGGCAGcatacaaaacaaattttttcCCA CGAGTTTTTGGAGTCTCAACTCTTGAAAAAACTGCTCATGATGATTTTCGGAAACTTGCATCTGCAATCTATCTTCAAGTGAGCACTATTAGTCAGGCCCTTATATTTGTAACTCGATCACGAGGTTGGTCATATGTTGAGCGTCCTGGTATACTGCTGGTGGTTGCTTTTATAATTGCTCAACTG ATTGCCACTTTGATTGCAGTATATGCCAAGTGGAGCTTTGCTGCAATTGAAGGAATAGGTTGGGGTTGGGCTGGTGTTATATGGTTGTATAACATAATATTCTACATCCCACTTGatatcattaaatttttaattcgCTATGCTCTCAGCGGTAGGGCATGGGATCTTGTCATTGAGCAAAGG ATTGCATTCACAAGGCAAAAGGACTTTGGGAAGGAACAGCGTGAACTTCAATGGGCACATGCTCAAAGAACATTGCATGGATTACAACCACCTGACAGCAAGTTCACTGAGCGTACACATGTCAATGAACTCAATCAAATGGCCGAAGAAGCTAAAAGGAGAGCTGAAATTGCAAggtaa